In the genome of Paenibacillus pabuli, one region contains:
- a CDS encoding carbohydrate ABC transporter permease has product MILNRFGDRIFKIIVYFILILVLLVTFLPFWNILVLSLNSAEDTVRGGVYLWPRDLTLDSYQQILKDSEILNGLWVTVKRTLIGAPLSVLVITMLAYPLSRRNLIGRKGWNLYFIFTMYFSGGLIPFYMVLKALNMIDTFSVFILPSLMNVFYMIIVRTFMEQLPHEIEESARVDGANDLTIFFRIVMPLTTPVLATVGLFQAIGHWNAWFDSYAFTYSSDLKTLQAVLVKILNQFQTGGMISQTQMLANSAKRNAVSSDTIRMAATMVATLPIVMVYPFLQKYFVKGMTLGAVKS; this is encoded by the coding sequence ATGATTCTGAACAGATTCGGTGATCGTATTTTCAAAATCATTGTGTATTTCATTCTTATTCTCGTATTACTCGTTACATTTCTTCCGTTTTGGAATATACTCGTTCTTTCATTGAACAGCGCGGAGGATACGGTACGGGGCGGCGTTTACCTGTGGCCAAGGGATTTGACCTTGGATAGCTATCAGCAGATTCTGAAAGATAGCGAGATATTAAACGGGCTATGGGTAACCGTCAAACGAACGCTGATTGGCGCACCGCTGTCGGTTCTCGTCATTACGATGCTTGCATATCCGCTAAGTCGGCGGAATCTGATTGGTCGCAAAGGCTGGAACCTGTACTTTATCTTTACCATGTATTTCAGTGGTGGACTCATTCCGTTCTACATGGTGCTTAAGGCACTGAACATGATCGATACATTCTCGGTATTCATTTTGCCAAGTTTGATGAATGTCTTCTATATGATTATTGTCCGTACCTTTATGGAGCAGCTGCCCCATGAAATTGAAGAATCGGCGAGGGTTGACGGAGCTAACGATCTGACGATTTTCTTCCGGATTGTGATGCCGCTGACAACACCTGTTCTTGCAACGGTGGGCCTTTTCCAAGCCATTGGGCATTGGAATGCCTGGTTTGATTCCTATGCGTTTACCTACAGCTCGGACCTGAAGACTCTGCAAGCCGTGCTTGTCAAAATATTAAATCAATTTCAGACTGGCGGCATGATTTCGCAAACGCAAATGCTGGCCAACTCGGCCAAACGAAATGCAGTCTCCAGCGATACCATTCGAATGGCTGCTACCATGGTAGCCACCTTACCAATCGTTATGGTGTACCCGTTCCTGCAAAAATACTTTGTTAAAGGCATGACTTTGGGAGCGGTCAAAAGTTAA
- a CDS encoding extracellular solute-binding protein: MTKTKKWITMGITAALVVGLLAGCSSNDGENNTSGKDGDQGPITLTWFDGNTKGEPFTDAVAQEITKKTGVEISIQQPTGNPTEKLSLMLASGDYPDVVVMSRGDASLDKYISSGAFIPLDELIEKYGSDLKEMYGETLTKTRYTDGKNYYLANWYGLDSDPVFGMLMRQSLLEEFLPDKADGSQPLTTDEFEALLKNFKEKYNTIDGKESIPMTMNGENMGANLGTFKGMWGLKTYYDNNGRLQYDVKDPKYREMLLYMNRLYREGLIEKEFAISKTQTWIQKLTTGAVFATPGAYWDPGNGNAALKKDGGEKNQLFAYKVVAPGVDPSQTTFGPRSSLGWDAIAITKNNKHPEETMKLFNYLASDEGQHLLLWGKEGEQYTMVDGKRQPDPAFLQSFKDNWDDTVKKSGVRKWLWFIKNGLDPNGQPYDMAVKFQRSEVDELALKSLGDSVWDTAQYDNLNPDGGTPQALTAQKVKDIMDQSITRAIIAPSEAEANSVFDKMLEDMKKAGDEKVEDIINEKYAQRMELWNSK, from the coding sequence ATGACAAAGACAAAAAAATGGATAACCATGGGGATTACGGCTGCATTAGTCGTTGGTTTGCTGGCCGGCTGCTCCTCCAATGACGGGGAGAACAATACATCGGGTAAAGATGGTGATCAAGGGCCGATTACGCTGACCTGGTTTGATGGCAATACCAAAGGCGAACCTTTTACCGATGCAGTTGCCCAGGAAATTACCAAAAAAACGGGCGTAGAGATTTCCATCCAACAGCCAACGGGTAATCCAACGGAAAAACTGAGCCTGATGCTGGCGAGTGGAGACTACCCTGATGTGGTGGTCATGAGCCGTGGGGATGCTTCCCTCGATAAGTACATTTCAAGCGGTGCATTCATTCCACTGGATGAGTTAATTGAGAAATATGGTTCTGATTTGAAAGAAATGTACGGCGAAACCTTGACCAAAACACGTTACACAGACGGCAAGAACTACTATCTGGCAAACTGGTATGGACTCGACAGTGATCCGGTCTTTGGTATGCTGATGAGGCAGAGTCTGCTGGAAGAGTTTCTTCCAGACAAAGCAGATGGTTCTCAGCCACTTACAACAGATGAGTTTGAAGCTCTTCTGAAAAATTTTAAAGAAAAATACAACACGATTGATGGCAAAGAATCCATCCCGATGACCATGAACGGTGAGAACATGGGCGCGAATCTGGGGACATTCAAAGGCATGTGGGGTTTGAAAACGTACTATGACAACAACGGACGTCTTCAATATGATGTCAAGGACCCCAAATATCGTGAAATGCTGTTATACATGAATCGGCTATATAGAGAAGGTTTGATTGAGAAGGAATTTGCTATTAGTAAAACGCAAACATGGATTCAAAAGCTGACGACTGGCGCGGTATTCGCTACCCCAGGTGCATATTGGGACCCAGGTAACGGTAATGCGGCGCTGAAGAAGGATGGCGGAGAGAAGAATCAGTTATTCGCATATAAAGTTGTTGCTCCAGGTGTAGATCCGTCTCAAACGACATTTGGTCCAAGAAGTTCACTTGGATGGGATGCGATCGCTATTACCAAAAATAACAAGCACCCGGAAGAGACAATGAAGCTCTTTAATTATCTGGCGAGTGATGAAGGACAGCATTTGCTGCTGTGGGGTAAGGAAGGCGAACAGTATACCATGGTAGATGGCAAGCGCCAACCGGACCCTGCGTTCCTGCAAAGCTTCAAGGATAACTGGGATGACACGGTGAAGAAAAGCGGCGTTCGCAAATGGTTATGGTTTATCAAAAATGGTCTGGACCCGAATGGACAGCCGTATGATATGGCGGTCAAATTCCAGCGCAGTGAAGTGGATGAACTGGCTCTCAAGAGTCTTGGTGATTCCGTATGGGATACAGCACAGTATGATAACCTGAATCCGGATGGGGGAACACCTCAAGCACTGACGGCCCAGAAGGTGAAGGATATTATGGATCAGAGCATTACGAGAGCCATTATTGCTCCAAGTGAAGCTGAAGCCAATTCTGTATTCGACAAAATGCTGGAGGATATGAAAAAGGCCGGCGATGAGAAAGTGGAAGACATTATTAACGAGAAATATGCTCAACGTATGGAGCTGTGGAATTCCAAATAA
- a CDS encoding divergent polysaccharide deacetylase family protein yields MNKAGRKGWSCTWKCKMSLVLTGTILMCYGVGLSVSSAESQVRSGQVMEQIITKQASIEIPGSGSASGHTSSDSTADQSKHKRMAIIIDDAGNDMKGTSEILATPVKLTLAVMPFLPTTKKDAIAAHEKGMDVIVHMPMEPKKGRPEWLGPGAITSNLTDQEVRERVEKAIDEVPYAVGMNNHMGSKITSDKRIMSIVLDVCRERGLFFVDSRTNFRSVVGEVAIAKNMPPVGNDIFLDDHNSKQHIRKQMELAAQRALDKDVCVVIGHVGHTGLNTSAVVHESVSRLKDQIEFVGISDLVRDVWHWQAELKLPTDSK; encoded by the coding sequence ATGAACAAGGCCGGACGAAAAGGGTGGTCCTGTACCTGGAAATGTAAAATGTCATTGGTATTAACAGGCACGATATTAATGTGTTATGGTGTGGGTCTTTCTGTCAGCAGTGCGGAATCCCAGGTTCGTTCAGGGCAGGTAATGGAACAAATTATAACGAAGCAAGCCTCAATAGAAATACCAGGTTCAGGTTCAGCTTCAGGTCATACATCATCAGATTCTACAGCAGACCAATCCAAGCATAAACGAATGGCAATCATCATTGATGATGCGGGAAATGACATGAAAGGAACTTCTGAAATTTTGGCGACCCCAGTTAAGCTTACACTGGCCGTAATGCCGTTCTTGCCAACGACGAAGAAAGATGCGATTGCTGCACATGAAAAAGGAATGGATGTAATTGTTCACATGCCAATGGAGCCCAAAAAGGGCAGACCAGAATGGCTTGGTCCAGGAGCGATCACATCCAATCTGACGGATCAGGAAGTACGTGAACGAGTCGAGAAAGCGATTGATGAAGTTCCTTATGCCGTCGGTATGAACAACCATATGGGTTCCAAAATTACGTCTGATAAACGAATCATGTCCATTGTTTTGGATGTATGTCGAGAGCGTGGGCTGTTTTTTGTAGATAGTCGTACCAACTTCCGCTCCGTGGTGGGTGAAGTGGCCATCGCCAAAAACATGCCACCCGTCGGTAACGACATATTTCTGGATGATCATAATTCCAAACAACATATACGCAAGCAAATGGAATTGGCTGCCCAACGTGCTCTCGACAAAGATGTATGTGTAGTGATTGGTCATGTGGGTCACACCGGATTAAATACCTCAGCTGTCGTACACGAGTCCGTATCACGGCTCAAAGATCAGATCGAGTTCGTCGGAATTAGCGATCTGGTGCGAGATGTATGGCATTGGCAAGCTGAACTTAAACTGCCGACAGATAGTAAATAA
- a CDS encoding N-acetylmuramoyl-L-alanine amidase family protein codes for MYKLLAASLTLLISISCFPLTSHASAAKFILTDLPTLYSQRSPISPSMLPVTDGDAYHSTHHAFAAPVILLDVGHGGIDGGTTEHGVLEKDINLAISQKVYLLLRTKGYAVIINRLGDYALSDENRWLNSRSRHIKDLAQRKSLSEEVSTDIVVSIHANWSPRSSAQGPVVLHQNEGRSYMLASSIQNQLNQLYDTQRDVVWGKPFYLLNHVKQPAVIVETGFLSNARDRAMISDPSTQKRIAQSIANGIIYYLSAV; via the coding sequence ATGTATAAGCTGCTGGCCGCATCGCTGACACTGTTAATCAGCATCAGTTGCTTTCCCCTGACCTCGCATGCCAGTGCGGCGAAATTCATCCTAACCGATCTGCCTACACTGTATTCACAACGATCACCCATAAGCCCATCCATGCTGCCAGTAACTGATGGAGATGCGTATCACTCCACTCATCATGCGTTTGCAGCACCTGTAATTCTGCTGGATGTTGGTCACGGCGGCATTGACGGTGGAACAACAGAGCATGGAGTACTGGAGAAAGACATTAACCTGGCCATTAGTCAAAAGGTATATCTCCTGCTTCGCACTAAGGGTTATGCGGTCATCATCAACCGACTCGGCGACTATGCGCTTAGTGACGAGAATCGCTGGTTAAACAGTCGCTCACGTCATATTAAAGATTTGGCTCAACGCAAGAGCCTTAGTGAAGAGGTCAGCACCGACATTGTCGTCAGTATCCATGCTAACTGGAGCCCAAGATCGTCTGCACAAGGACCTGTTGTATTACATCAGAACGAAGGGCGCAGCTATATGCTGGCGAGTTCCATTCAAAATCAGCTTAATCAATTGTACGATACACAACGTGATGTAGTGTGGGGCAAGCCCTTTTACCTGTTAAATCATGTGAAGCAGCCAGCTGTAATTGTTGAAACCGGATTTCTGAGCAATGCACGTGATCGCGCAATGATCAGCGACCCAAGCACACAAAAACGGATTGCCCAATCCATTGCCAACGGTATTATTTACTATCTGTCGGCAGTTTAA
- a CDS encoding YqzE family protein, which produces MAKSDELVKYITERVVHYIDTPKDERRRTKTKEPWAMKWFGMIPFAVSLWVGKKEKAIKSERKMQK; this is translated from the coding sequence ATGGCCAAAAGTGATGAGCTTGTGAAATACATTACAGAGCGAGTCGTTCATTATATCGACACACCGAAGGATGAACGTAGACGAACCAAGACCAAAGAGCCGTGGGCAATGAAGTGGTTTGGAATGATTCCTTTTGCCGTGTCCCTCTGGGTGGGGAAAAAGGAAAAAGCGATAAAATCGGAGCGGAAAATGCAAAAATGA
- a CDS encoding YqhG family protein, whose product MTMSPHEVQAYVLTYLETLDCQIMERSPAHVTVKLSPEADKALTNRPYYWGFVERTGAPAETMSFTFVFDPDAYQQALEAEEARAAQLAPPAPPGTGPSSLEVPKETILGRYFGIVPSLPQLGPGRILKEDVVYGSRRLQQIFNAAREGGEFVNLFEQAAKRQLRATAPAVYEPWLGVCFKVEFACDLKKEELHFIGISLRTGEIVEKFGSKLNRRDLSPRLAENMHVQTAKVSLADAGAALESHLTNHLLQLDYSWAEKAKERLDLELAVVDTYYEAVLREDTPEVDADSTNAHSTSGGSNDLAQARTEPSIHVQSARPGPSRIQQNEHLQSIEPTGVSIGSDVELAAETAVRAESETDPEQDKARQAVLDREAMKLQYETRRTEMIWQYEPKVKVTAINSGMFHLR is encoded by the coding sequence ATGACCATGTCACCCCATGAAGTGCAGGCGTATGTGCTCACTTACCTGGAAACACTCGATTGTCAGATTATGGAGCGTTCCCCTGCCCATGTTACGGTTAAACTTTCACCTGAAGCCGACAAGGCGTTAACCAACCGTCCGTATTATTGGGGGTTTGTGGAGCGAACCGGAGCCCCTGCGGAGACGATGTCCTTTACATTTGTTTTTGATCCTGATGCCTATCAACAGGCGTTGGAAGCCGAGGAAGCAAGAGCCGCACAATTAGCTCCTCCAGCCCCACCAGGTACCGGCCCCAGCAGCCTCGAGGTCCCCAAAGAGACTATTCTAGGCCGATACTTCGGCATAGTGCCTTCTCTGCCTCAGCTGGGTCCCGGACGGATTTTGAAAGAAGATGTTGTATATGGGAGCCGCAGGCTGCAGCAGATCTTCAATGCAGCCCGGGAAGGCGGCGAATTCGTGAATCTGTTTGAACAGGCTGCAAAAAGGCAATTGCGAGCTACCGCACCAGCAGTATATGAGCCTTGGCTTGGCGTGTGTTTTAAAGTGGAATTCGCCTGTGATTTAAAAAAGGAGGAACTTCATTTTATCGGCATTTCCCTTAGAACAGGGGAAATTGTCGAGAAGTTCGGCTCAAAGCTGAACAGGCGTGACCTTAGCCCAAGGCTGGCTGAAAATATGCACGTACAGACCGCCAAAGTATCACTAGCCGATGCCGGGGCTGCTCTCGAATCCCATTTGACAAATCATTTGCTGCAACTCGACTATAGCTGGGCAGAGAAAGCCAAAGAACGGCTTGATCTAGAGCTTGCAGTTGTGGATACGTACTATGAAGCCGTTCTTCGAGAGGATACACCTGAGGTTGACGCAGATTCGACCAATGCCCACAGCACAAGTGGTGGTTCAAATGATCTGGCTCAGGCGAGGACGGAGCCTTCTATCCATGTTCAGAGCGCTCGGCCCGGCCCTTCTCGTATTCAACAAAATGAACATCTACAATCCATCGAACCAACTGGTGTATCGATTGGATCAGATGTCGAGCTCGCGGCTGAAACTGCTGTTCGGGCAGAATCAGAAACGGACCCGGAACAGGACAAAGCGCGGCAAGCGGTGCTGGACCGGGAAGCCATGAAACTTCAATACGAAACACGCCGTACTGAGATGATCTGGCAATATGAGCCCAAAGTTAAGGTGACCGCAATTAACAGCGGCATGTTTCATTTAAGATAG
- a CDS encoding DEAD/DEAH box helicase, with protein sequence MNRKNPQQINQPAAELPVPLEFDRSWLTKLESRLDKGGPWGDYRLFQLGIQAEETNLIPNFDEIQCLKHLQGLTPLPHQMDTARRVLFEMSGRAILADEVGLGKTIEAGLILKEYIVRGLVSKVLILVPASLVLQWVRELNSKFGIPAVAQKKAYSWQNEVVVASMDTAKRDPHKDMLLNTDYDMIIIDEAHKLKNKKTTNYQFMLKLRKKYCLLLTATPVQNDMSELFNLINLLKPGQLGRQGDFAANFVVDKRIPKNQEQLKDELSKVMIRNRRGEGPVQFTKRNVSNVNLQLSPEEQALYDGVTSFVKDQYQEAGGNLSSMLSLVTLQREVCSSRDAVFVTLVNLSKKLPLDSPLRDKIWELVAHIKAIKENTKAEKTMELIRNMNEKVIIFTEYRATQEYLLNYFRNNGLTAVPYRGGMNRGKKDWMMDLFRGRVQAMIATEAGGEGINLQFCHHMINFDLPWNPMRVEQRIGRVHRLGQQNDVNIYNLSTTGTIEEHILNLLHEKINMFEMVIGGLDVILERLEKKESIEKSLYKIMLESQNEEDIRRKMDSLGQSLNSIQREVADEAPAPSGLDLRKGGL encoded by the coding sequence GTGGCCCTTGGGGTGACTACAGACTATTTCAACTTGGCATTCAAGCGGAAGAGACGAATCTGATTCCCAACTTTGATGAAATTCAATGTCTCAAGCATTTACAGGGGCTTACCCCTCTTCCACACCAGATGGACACTGCACGCAGAGTACTGTTTGAAATGTCAGGCCGTGCCATTCTCGCCGATGAGGTTGGACTCGGCAAAACGATTGAAGCTGGCCTGATTTTGAAAGAATATATTGTCCGAGGACTCGTATCCAAAGTTCTGATTCTTGTGCCTGCGTCCCTTGTATTGCAATGGGTCCGGGAGCTCAATTCCAAATTTGGCATCCCCGCAGTTGCACAGAAAAAGGCGTATTCTTGGCAAAATGAAGTGGTCGTTGCTTCCATGGACACAGCCAAGCGTGACCCACATAAGGATATGCTGCTGAATACGGATTACGACATGATTATTATCGACGAAGCTCATAAGCTCAAAAATAAAAAAACGACCAACTATCAATTCATGCTGAAGTTGCGAAAAAAATATTGCCTGCTGCTTACGGCTACGCCGGTGCAGAATGACATGAGCGAACTGTTCAACCTCATTAACCTGCTCAAGCCGGGACAGCTTGGCCGTCAGGGTGATTTTGCAGCCAATTTTGTCGTCGACAAACGCATTCCGAAAAACCAGGAACAGCTCAAGGATGAGTTGTCCAAAGTTATGATCCGTAACCGCCGCGGCGAAGGGCCTGTTCAATTCACCAAACGGAACGTGTCCAATGTGAATTTGCAACTTTCGCCCGAAGAACAGGCCCTATATGATGGGGTAACTTCCTTTGTTAAGGATCAGTACCAGGAAGCGGGCGGCAACCTGAGCAGCATGCTTTCCCTGGTGACGCTGCAGCGAGAAGTATGCAGCAGTCGGGATGCCGTGTTTGTAACACTGGTTAATCTGTCGAAGAAGCTTCCACTGGACTCTCCGCTGCGGGACAAGATTTGGGAGCTCGTTGCCCATATTAAAGCGATTAAGGAAAATACCAAAGCGGAAAAAACGATGGAGCTCATTCGTAATATGAATGAGAAGGTTATTATTTTCACCGAATACCGTGCCACGCAGGAGTATTTGCTCAATTATTTTCGCAATAACGGCCTGACCGCTGTTCCCTACCGTGGCGGTATGAACCGGGGTAAAAAGGACTGGATGATGGACCTCTTCCGCGGACGCGTACAAGCAATGATTGCAACCGAAGCGGGTGGTGAGGGCATCAACCTGCAATTTTGTCATCACATGATTAACTTCGACCTGCCCTGGAATCCCATGCGTGTTGAGCAGCGAATCGGGCGCGTTCATCGATTGGGGCAGCAGAATGATGTCAACATCTACAACCTTTCGACGACAGGCACAATTGAGGAGCATATTCTGAACCTGCTTCATGAGAAGATCAATATGTTTGAGATGGTTATTGGTGGATTGGACGTTATTCTGGAACGGCTGGAGAAGAAGGAATCGATTGAAAAAAGCTTGTACAAAATCATGCTTGAGTCACAAAACGAAGAGGATATCCGCCGTAAAATGGACTCGCTTGGACAATCGCTGAACTCCATTCAGCGCGAAGTCGCAGATGAAGCACCAGCCCCATCCGGGCTTGACCTTCGTAAAGGAGGCCTCTAA